A segment of the Panacibacter ginsenosidivorans genome:
ATTTTAAAGAGCGTAATCCTAACGACATACTGGTTTTTGGACCTAACGGCAAAACAGTTCGTGCAAGAACTGCCAACCAGAAACGTATGGTTACTGCAAGCGACAAAAATGATATCGTATTCGCCATTGGTCCTGCCGGTACAGGTAAAACCTATACTGCTGTTGCACTTGCGGTAAGAGCGCTGAAAAACAAGATCATCAAAAAGATCATTCTTACAAGGCCTGCAGTAGAAGCTGGTGAGAGCCTTGGTTTTTTGCCTGGTGATCTTAAAGAAAAAATTGATCCTTATCTACGCCCATTGTATGATGCGCTCGATGATATGATACCGGCCGATAAACTGGGTTATTACATGAGCACACGTACCATAGAAATTGCACCACTTGCATACATGCGCGGACGTACATTGGATAATGCATTTATTATACTTGATGAAGCACAAAATGCAAACGACCTGCAATTAAAAATGTTTTTAACACGTATTGGTGCCAATGCAAAAGCAATCATCACTGGTGACCCAACTCAGATCGATTTGCCCCGCAACCAACGTAGCGGTTTGGAAAAAGCCTCACGTATATTGCAAAACATAGATGGCATAGCGCATATAGAACTTGATGAAGAAGATGTGGTACGTCATAAACTTGTAAAGGCTATTATCAAGGCGTATGAAAAAGAAAAGGAAAGAGATGGAGAGCCTTCTTATCACCGGCATTAATCAGCAATAAAGTTTATTAAAAGGCAGCGTTTGCTGCCTTTTTTATTTTTATTATTGGCGGCCATTTGTCTTTCATGGCATCGTCCCTTGTGTCACTCACTTGTACTGTAGTAAGCTTTATCAACTTTTATAAAAACATTTTATCAGCTAACCGTAATTTTGACTCATAACTTATTCAAATATGCTACGCATAAAATACTGCATTGCTTTTCTTTTTGTATTCGTGTTAAGCAGCTGCGGCAACGGTACTAATTACGTTAAAGCCGAAAATGCATTAGATGCTGGTCGCGAATTTATTGATGCCACACTCAAAGGAGATTTTGATAAGGCTTCTTTTTACATGGTGCAGGATCCCCGCAACAACGACTTATTGCTTAAGCAAAAAAATAGTTACACCACAAAATCCGAAGAGGAGAAAAAAGAATACCACGATGCTTCAATTACCATTTTTGAAGATGCCGTTTTAAATGATACAACACATATTATAAACTTCCAGAACTCCTATGATAAGATTGGGCGAAAAGTAAAAGTCATCTTACACAAAGAAAGTTGGCTCGTCGATTTTAAATATACTTTTGACGGTAACCTATAATTTTTAAACTACATGAATAGTTCTCTTAAAGCAATGATCATTGTTTTTGCTGGAAGTGGTTTTGGAGGTGTGGCCAGGTATGGAATGCAAACATGGTTACTAAGATTATATCCAGGTATATTTCCTATTGGTACATTCATCGTTAATTTATTCGGTTGCTTTTTAATAGGCTTGTTTTATTCAATTAGCGAGAAACATAATATACTTACACCGGAATGGCGAATAGCACTAACCACCGGTTTCTGCGGAGGTTTTACAACATTCTCAACATTTGCTTACGAAAATGTATTCCTGCTAAAGGCTGGTAATTACTCTACGCCTTTTTTATACATCGGAACAAGCGTAATACTTGGAATTGTAGGTGTTTTCGCAGGTATTTACCTGGTAAAATGGCTATAATATTTTTCAAACAATGATTTGCCTCATAGCTTTCTCGGCCTTAATAAAATTTTGACCGTACATTTGCGTTCTGTTTTAAATGCAATATTTTTTATAAAATAGTTGCTCTCTAACCAAAGCTTCTGCATGAAAAGAAAAAACATTTAAAAACCAAAAACACTACCCAACATTATGATGACGGTTTTACATCCATGGCATGGTGTTCATTATGGCGAGCAATCTCCAAGAACAGTAAATGCAGTAATTGAAATTTCCCAGGGTTCAAGATCTAAATATGAAATAGATAAGCCAACAGGGCTCTTGAGATTAGACAGGGTTATCTATTCTTCTTTCCACTACCCTACCAACTACGGTTTTATTCCGCAAACTTATGGCGATGATAAAGATCCTTTGGATATATTAGTTATTTCAAGCCAGGGTATAAGGCCATTGTGCATTGTAGAAGCAAAAGTAATAGGCGTAATGCAGATGATCGATGGTGGAGATGCAGATGATAAGATTATCGCAGTTGCAGCTAACGACCCGGGTGTAAACCATTGGAATAATATTGAAGAATTACCAAAACATTTCTTTAATGAGTTAAGGCATTTCTTTGAAGAGTATAAAACACTCGAGAATAAATCCGTTAGTGTAGAAGAATTTGGCGACAAAGCACAAGCTATGCAGATTATTGAAGAGGCAATTAAAGCTTATAGAGAGAAGTTTAGTAAGACTTAGTTCAAAAAAATACACCAAAGAAATTACGCTGTAATTAATCAAGTATTATTTTTACCAAAATTTCAAATACATGGAAGCTAAAAGATCAGCAGGAAAATATTGGATATATTTCTTTTTATGGCTTGCCCTTATAATTACAATGCTTGTAATGCCAGGTGCAAGGCCTTTTTTCTGGTTAGCATTGCCAGGCGTTTGCACACAATTCTCACTCGCAATGAATATTATCTAGATTTTTTTTAGCCAGGCCTACCATTACTATTTAGCGTCCGTTGCGTCGCACTCTTGTACATTCTAATCTTTACTGAGCAGATAAAATAAAAAAGACTGAAATATTCAGTCTTTTTTATTTTAGTGCTTTGCAGCTTAGAAATATGTCATTGTTATTAAGGAAAAATGCTTTCGCTTTAGTGCAGGGAGCTTTTGCATCAAGGTAAGAGCACATTGCTCAATAGTAAGATGCAATTGTTTTACAGCAACATATCATTGTTTCATTGTAAGCTGAAATTGTTTTATTGTAAGGACCTTTTGCTTTACTGCAAGATGCCTTTGTTTTACCGCAACATGCCTTTGTTTCAGTGAAAGAGTCAATTACTATTCAGTAAAATGCTTTTACTTAACAGGAAGATGCATTGTTTCACAGAAAGACTTATTATTACGGATGAAGGTGATTTTGTTTCTTAAAGGAACCCTGACCTAATGGGAAAAAATAAAAAAGCCCCGTAGAAAACTACGAGGCTCAATAAGAATGGCGGCTACCTACTCTCCCACATTGTTGTGCAGTACCATCGGCCATGGGGGACTTAACTACTCTGTTCGGAATGGGAAGAGGTGAACACCCCCGGAATAACCACCATAAAGAGGTTACCGGTTTTTACGGTATAATAATTTACATATTGGGATTGCTTTCTAATCAGGTATCAAAAATAAAATTAAAGCTTACGGGCAATTAGTACTACTCGGCTAACGTGTTACCACATTTACACCTGTAGCCTATCAACGTCATAGTCTTTGACGACCCTTAAAAGTAAACTCATCTTGTGGAAGGTTTCACGCTTAGATGCTTTCAGCGTTTATCCTGGCCGTACATAGCTACTCTGCATTGCAGTTGGCACCACAACAGATACACCAGCGGTACGTACGCTCCGGTCCTCTCGTACTAAGAGCATGTCCACTCAATTTACTTGCGCCCACCACAGATAGGGACCGAACTGTCTTGCGACGTTCTGAACCCAGTTCACGTGCCACTTTAATCGGCGAACAGCCGAACCCTTGGGACCTTCTCCAGCCCCAGGATGTGACGAACCGACATCGAGGTGCCAAACCTTACCGTCGATATGAGCTCTTGGGTAAGATCAGCCTGTTATCCCCGGAGTACCTTTTATCCTTTGAGCGATGACCCTTCCATGCAGAATCACCGGATCACTTTAGCCAGCTTTCGCTCCTGCTCGGCGTGTTTGCCTCACAGTCAAGCACCCTTATACTAATACGCTCTATGTACGATTACCAACCGTACTGAGGGTACCTTTGCGAGCCTCCGTTACTTTTTAGGAGGCGACCACCCCAGTCAAACTACCCACCATGCAATGTCCCCCGCAAGGGGTTAGGTTCTAAGCAACAAAAGGTTGGTATTTCAACGTTGACTCCACAATGCCTGGCGACACTGCTTCAAAGTCTCCCAACTATCCTACACATTTGTTGCTCAAAATCAATGCAAAGTTGTAGTGAAGGTTCACGGGGTCTTTCCGTCCCGTGGCGGGTAACCGGCATCTTCACCGATACTACAATTTCACCGGGCTCGTGGAAGAGACAGTGTTCAACTCATTAGACCATTCGTGCAGGTCGGAACTTACCCGACAAGGAATTTCGCTACCTTAGGACCGTTATAGTTACGGCCGCCGTTTACTGGGGCTTCAGTCAGAAGCTTTGGCTTGCGCCGAACATCCTTCCTTAACCTTCCAGCACCGGGCAGGTATCAGGCTCTATACGTCATCTTTCGATTTTGCAGGGCCCTGTGTTTTTGTTAAACAGTTGGTTGAACCAATTTACTGAGACCACATCACTGTGGTACGCTTTATCCCGAAGTTACAGCGTCAATTTGCCTAGTTCCTTTTCCACGGCTCACCCGAGCGCCTTAGAATACTCATCCCGTCTACCTGTGTCGGTTTGCGGTACTGGCCGCTATGCTCGCTTTTCTTGGAAGAACTTTCACCACTACGCTTTGCCCGAAGGCTCGGCTCAGCTATTCCGTCAGCTTATGTGGCTAGCATTCTCCGTCACTTTTAATGCATAGCAGGTGCTGGAATATTAACCAGCTTTCCATCAGATGCCCCTTTCGGGTTTTCCTAAGGACCAGACTAACCCTGATCCGATTAACGTTGATCAGGAACCCTTAGACTTTCGGCGAAGGAGTTTTTCACTCCTTTTATCGTTACTTATGCCTACATTTTCTTTTGAAATCGCTCCAGCATACGTCGCCGTACACCTTCGATGCAGATTTCAATGCTCCCCTACCAATTGTACAAGTACAATTTTAGAACTTCGGTTCGTAGTTTGATGCCCGATTATTTTCCGTGCAGGACCTCTCGACCAGTGAGCTGTTACGCACTCTTTAAATGAATGGCTGCTTCCAAGCCAACATCCTGGCTGTTATAGAAGTCCCACCTCGTTTGATCAACTTAACTACGTATTAGGGACCTTAGTTGCTAATCTGGGTTATTTCCCTCTCGGCCACGGATCTTAGCACCCGCAGCCTCACTCCCGGAGATATATGATAGCATTCGGAGTTTGTCAGGGTTTGGTAGGCGGTGAAGCCCCCTAGCCCAATCAGTAGCTCTACCTCTATCATACTTCAATATCCGAGGCTGTTCCTAAAAACATTTCGGGGAGAACGAGCTATCTCTCAGTTTGATTGGCCTTTCACCCCTATCCACAGGTCATCCCAAGACTTTTCAACGTCAACGGGTTCGGTCCTCCAGTGGGTGTTACCCCGCCTTCAACCTGCCCATGGATAGATCACAAAGTTTCGCGTCTGCCCCAACTGACTAATCGCCCTATTTGGACTCGCTTTCGCTTCGGCTCCGTTAATTATGAACTTAACCTCGCCAGTTAGGAGCAACTCGTAGGCTCATTATGCAAAAGGCACGCCGTCACTCATTGCTGAGCTCCGACCGCTTGTAAGCACACGGTTTCAGGTACTATTTCACTCCCTTGTTTAGGGTGCTTTTCACCTTTCCCTTACGGTACTGGTTCACTATCGGTGTCTGAGGAGTATTTAGCCTTACCAGATGGTGCTGGCAGATTCACGCAAGATTCCTCCGGTCCCGCGCTACTCAGGATACCACTCGTCCTTAACAATTTGTACCTACAGGGCTATCACCTGCTATGGCTCAACTTTCCAGAAGATTCAGTTTGATGTTAATTTCTAAATGTGGTCCTACAACCCTCCGGCAGCACGCTGCCAAAGTTTGGGCTCTTCCCTTTTCGCTCGCCACTACTCAGGGAATCATTATTATTTTCTTTTCCTCCCGGTACTTAGATGTTTCAGTTCTCGGGGTTGGCTCTCTTTCGAGTAACATATCTTCAATATGTTAGGTTGTCCCATTCGGAAATCTTCGGATATAACGCTCGTGTGCAGCTCCCCGAAGCTTATCGCAGCTTACCACGTCCTTCATCGCCTCTCAGACCCTAGGCATCCACCATGTGCTCTTAATTGCTTTAAAAAATTTGAATTGCAAATAGTATTGCTACTATTTATTTGATTTCGATACTCTTGATGAGATCGCTTTCCCAATATGTCAAAGAACTTTACCAATATGCAGATATACTAATTAGCAACCTTGCAACTGATATTGCAGATGATAAGATTATGAATCTTTACGCCTATGCGTCATCTTCACTTTGAAACCAACTTTAGAAATAACATTTAGCTTTCGTTGCGTCGCACTCTTCAACGTTTTGTTCAATATTGAACCGAACGTACAAGTGAGTGACACAACTAATGTTGCTATTTGTAACGAAGCTGGTAAACAAATAATTTAAAAAGAACTTACTAAGTGGAGGATATCGGAGTCGAACCGATGACCCTCTGCGTGCAAGGCAGATGCTCTAGCCAACTGAGCTAACCCCCCAAAGTTTTTTGGCTGTTAGCTTGCAGCTTATAGCTTTTAGCTTGCAGCTTCTGGTGTAGACCCGACCAGAGTTGAACTGGTGACCTCTACATTATCAGTGTAGCGCTCTAACCAACTGAGCTACGGGTCTATTTAGTGCGCCAAGGACGAATGCAAATTTGCAAATGGCTTCTAACAGATTGCCGTACAACATTTGGCTATCACTGTAATATTTAAAGAACTAAAAAATTGAAAGAAGAGGAAACAACAGTTAAAAAGAAAGAAGCAGTCTCTAAAAAGGAGGTATTCCAGCCGCACCTTCCGGTACGGCTACCTTGTTACGACTTAGCCCCAGTCACCGATTTTACCCTAGGCAGCTCCTTGCGGTTACCGACTTTAGGTACACCCGGCTTCCATGGCTTGACGGGCGGTGTGTGCAAGGTCCGGGAACGTATTCACCGTAGCGTTGCTGATCTACGATTACTAGCGATTCCAGCTTCATGCAGGCGAGTTGCAGCCTGCAATCCGAACTGAGAGTGCGTTTTTGGGATTAGCGCCTTGTTACCAAGTGGCAGCCCTTTGTCGCACCCATTGTAGCACGTGTGTAGCCCTGGGCATAAAGGCCATGATGACTTGACATCATCCCCTCCTTCCTCACGTCTTACGACGGCAGTTTCAGTAGAGTTCCCAGCATTACCTGATGGCAACTACTGATAGGGGTTGCGCTCGTTGCGGGACTTAACCCAACACCTCACGGCACGAGCTGACGACAGCCATGCAGCACCTTACAAATTGTGTATTGCTACAAAGTGAGCTTTCACCCACGGTCAAAATGCATTCTAGCCCAGGTAAGGTTCCTCGCGTATCATCGAATTAAACCACATGCTCCACCGCTTGTGCGGACCCCCGCCAATTCCTTTGAGTTTCAACCTTGCGGTCGTACTTCCCAGGTGGATTACTTAATGCTTTCGCTCAGACACTGACAGTGTATCGCCAATGTCGAGTAATCATCGTTTAGGGCGTGGACTACCAGGGTATCTAATCCTGTTTGATCCCCACGCTTTCGTGCCTCAGCGTCAATATTCGCGTAGTTAGCTGCCTTCGCAATAGGTGTTCTATGTCATATCTAAGCATTTCACCGCTACATGACATATTCCGCTAACCTCCACGACATTCAAGACAAATAGTATCAATGGCAGTTCCCAAGTTAAGCTCAGGTATTTCACCACTGACTTAAATGCCCGCCTACGCACCCTTTAAACCCAGTGAATCCGGATAACGCTTGCACCCTCCGTATTACCGCGGCTGCTGGCACGGAGTTAGCCGGTGCTTATTCATCTGGTACCGTCAGACGAGTTAGAAAACCCTTTTTTCGTCCCAGATAAAAGAAGTTTACAATCCAGAGGACCTTCATCCTCCACGCGGCATGGCTGGTTCAGACTTGCGTCCATTGACCAATATTCCTTACTGCTGCCTCCCGTAGGAGTCGGGCCCGTGTCTCAGTGCCCGTGTGGCTGATCATGCTCTCACATCAGCTACTGATCGTAGGCTTGGTGGGCCGTTACCCCGCCAACTACCTAATCAGCCGCACGCCCATCATCAGGTGCCGAAGCTTTAATAATAAGATGATGCCATCTCAAAATTTTATGGGGTATTAATCCAAATTTCTCTGGGCTATTCCCCGCCTGAAGGAAGGTTGCGTACGTGTTCCGCACCCGTTTGCCGGTCGCCACCCAAGTATTGCTACTCTGTGCTGCCCCACGACTTGCATGTATTAAGCCTGCCGCTAGCGTTCATCCTGAGCCAGGATCAAACTCTCCATTGTAAATGAGTTGATCTGACTATAATTCTCTTAGAAAATTAACGTCGGATATTTAATTGTTTTACGCTTCAACCTTACCGTAAACTTTAGAAAATTTACGTACTGTTGTTTCCATCTTTCAAAGATCTTTATAACACTTTTTTATGTTATCTGAAATGTATAAGGTTTTGAACCTTAAGCCCTAACGGCTTACATTTTATCTTAAGAACTTATTGCTTTTTTAAGCATCCTTTTTGTTTGGGGTTGCAAAGGTAAGCGGCTTTTTTGTTCTACCAAATTTTTCTTAGAAATTATTTTAGAATTTCTTTTGAAACTGAGTTGTTTAAGAACTTAATTTTTGAGCGGATTGCAAAGATAAGAGCAGTAATTATTGATGCCAAAAACATCTTCAAACTTTTATCCTGTAATCTTCAATGAACTTTATTTGGAAAGGGGCTGCAAAGATAATCTCATCACTCATTCACTCCAAAATTCTTTTGAATTTTCTCTATCTTTTTCAACCATCTTTCTTCAAGGAACTAACCGCTTTTTTAACGGGCTGCAAAGATATGTATGATACATTTCTCACCAAATATTTCTGCAACTTTCTAAAACTTTTTCTTTTGTAAAGAGCTTGCTTTTCTGTGAAGCGGGGCGCAAAGATAAGGGCGAAATGTTTGCCGCCAAATCTTTTTAAAAAAAATAAAACGATAAACCCATAAAATGCAGACAGGTAAAGCGTTTCAGCAATTAAAAAAATCTGAATTCAAGAAAACGAGATGTTCAATAAGGAATAATTTGCTCAATAAACAATCGTTAGCCGAAGTGTGCGACGCAACAAAAGATGCAGTTATTTACAGGCGCCTGGTCCAAAAAAATTGAATTTAGCTAATTGTACTGTGCACTAATAAAAAGAATGTATAGCAAATGAAAAAATCATCCATTATCTACTTTCCCTAAAAAGTCATCTTTATAATTGACCTTTACAAGATATAGACCCTGTGGAGGCGCTGCAAAGTCTGCCTTTGTACAATCCTGCTGCTCTATTATTTCGCGAAACTGATCGATGGAAATTATATTTCGCGCCGTTTTAAACATTGTCGAAACCAAGCCTCTTACCATACCCCGCAAAAACCTGTTAGAAATTACAGTAAACACCAAACAATCGTTCTCATATGCCCAGGAAGAATATTTAATATCACAAATAAAGGTTTTAACCTGTGTGTTCCGTTTGGAAAAAGAAGTGAAATCTTTATAACCGGGTATAATAGCAGCGGCATTTTGTAATATGTCCATATCAAGTTTAAAGGGGTAATACCATGCTGTTTCCTGTAAAAAGGGATTCTTTTCTTTATAAACGAAATATTTATACTCTCTTGAAACAGCATCAAAACGGCAGTGACTCTGATTTTCAACAGGATAAATTCCTTTTACGGCAATATCCGATGGAAGAATGGCATTGAGGTTATACAGCTGCTCCTGTCGGATGAAAATATCGGTATCAAAATGAAAGAAGTTCTGAAATGCATGTACGCCTGCATCTGTACGCGAAGATCCCGTAAGGCTAAACGGCTGACGGAATAAAGTAGTCAAAGCCTTTTCTACTTCTGACTGTATTGTAATTGCATTAGTTTGTACCTGAAAACCACTATACCTTGTACCCTTATACGTTACTTCAAGAAAGTATCGCCGCATAATAGTTATTTAAGCAGGGTCAGAAAACGTTTTTTGTAAGCCGGATCTATCAACTGACTTTCCAACGAAGAAAAAGATGCAGGATCATATACCGATGGATAAACAACATTAAAAAAATTATATCGGCTATCATCTGAGAGAAATAATGCTCCAAGGCTTTTCACCTGATCTGTAGTTATACACTTATCCTGGATATTTTTTTTGGCTACGCCTATCATCTTCTCGTCATTATCCGCACTAACCATCTTCTTTTTTAATTTATCCATATCGTTTTCCGTGAGAATCGTTTTGCACTCAGGCTTAATGGTTAGCTGTTGTTTCTTAGTTTCAGTACCATTAGTGATATTTTCACTTGCAGTTGGCATTTCAGTTTCATTATTAACTGCTGGCTTTGTGTCATCTTTTTTGAAAAAGGGATTATTAACTTCTCCTGATTTATCAGATGCTACAGTATCTTCCTTTTTTACAAAAGTTTCTTCTTTAGCAACAAGGATTGTATCAGGGTTCTTTTTTTCTTCTGCTATTTGTTGTTCTTCAGTCTTTACAGCCTTTACCGCTTCTTTATCATCATTTAAAGAATCTGCTATAACAGGCAGAAAAATTCTTATCGTATCATTTAAACCATTTGATTTATCTACAAAAACCATATCCCTTCCTGTGTCTGTAAATGACTCTGTGATTTTAAGCAGAGCTAGCTTTTCAGCAACGGACGTACCCGCTGCATTTGTCAATGCTTCACCCTGAACAACAACTTTATTTTTATTTTTATCATCATTATTTTTGGTCTCTGCAACATCACTGTCTTGTTTAATCGCAGATAAAGTATCAATCACAGCTATTGGCTTTTCCTTTTCAGGTTTTATAGGCTCGTTCTTTTGATTCAATGTAGAATCATTTGCTACTTCAGAAAGCATATTACCAAAAGCCCCAGGGTCTTCTACAGGCGTTATTTGTTCCGTTACTAATGCTGCAGCACCTGCCGCCATTGTAATTTCAAGACTTTGCAGGTTATAAAGCCCCCAGCCCTTTTCACCATAATTTTTCAAGGCAAAGCCTGCATCAGCTTTGTCTACGGAACAAGTAAACTGTTGTTCCGGAAATTTTTTATCCGGAAATGAAATATTGAAT
Coding sequences within it:
- a CDS encoding DUF4476 domain-containing protein, producing the protein MNKVFKIVLIGACLCCLASINVHAQQNHFVYIQADDKLPFDVTVNGATYNSSSIGYVIIPKLNKGNYQFNISFPDKKFPEQQFTCSVDKADAGFALKNYGEKGWGLYNLQSLEITMAAGAAALVTEQITPVEDPGAFGNMLSEVANDSTLNQKNEPIKPEKEKPIAVIDTLSAIKQDSDVAETKNNDDKNKNKVVVQGEALTNAAGTSVAEKLALLKITESFTDTGRDMVFVDKSNGLNDTIRIFLPVIADSLNDDKEAVKAVKTEEQQIAEEKKNPDTILVAKEETFVKKEDTVASDKSGEVNNPFFKKDDTKPAVNNETEMPTASENITNGTETKKQQLTIKPECKTILTENDMDKLKKKMVSADNDEKMIGVAKKNIQDKCITTDQVKSLGALFLSDDSRYNFFNVVYPSVYDPASFSSLESQLIDPAYKKRFLTLLK
- the crcB gene encoding fluoride efflux transporter CrcB, which gives rise to MNSSLKAMIIVFAGSGFGGVARYGMQTWLLRLYPGIFPIGTFIVNLFGCFLIGLFYSISEKHNILTPEWRIALTTGFCGGFTTFSTFAYENVFLLKAGNYSTPFLYIGTSVILGIVGVFAGIYLVKWL
- the truA gene encoding tRNA pseudouridine(38-40) synthase TruA, whose translation is MRRYFLEVTYKGTRYSGFQVQTNAITIQSEVEKALTTLFRQPFSLTGSSRTDAGVHAFQNFFHFDTDIFIRQEQLYNLNAILPSDIAVKGIYPVENQSHCRFDAVSREYKYFVYKEKNPFLQETAWYYPFKLDMDILQNAAAIIPGYKDFTSFSKRNTQVKTFICDIKYSSWAYENDCLVFTVISNRFLRGMVRGLVSTMFKTARNIISIDQFREIIEQQDCTKADFAAPPQGLYLVKVNYKDDFLGKVDNG
- a CDS encoding PhoH family protein; this translates as MTETIINLESVNPIEFFGVNNRKLDLLKRKFPLLKILSRGTQIKLSGAPEQIETAREKIDLIIQYMERNGDLSENYFEQILGGDDAETIDNFKERNPNDILVFGPNGKTVRARTANQKRMVTASDKNDIVFAIGPAGTGKTYTAVALAVRALKNKIIKKIILTRPAVEAGESLGFLPGDLKEKIDPYLRPLYDALDDMIPADKLGYYMSTRTIEIAPLAYMRGRTLDNAFIILDEAQNANDLQLKMFLTRIGANAKAIITGDPTQIDLPRNQRSGLEKASRILQNIDGIAHIELDEEDVVRHKLVKAIIKAYEKEKERDGEPSYHRH
- a CDS encoding inorganic diphosphatase; the protein is MMTVLHPWHGVHYGEQSPRTVNAVIEISQGSRSKYEIDKPTGLLRLDRVIYSSFHYPTNYGFIPQTYGDDKDPLDILVISSQGIRPLCIVEAKVIGVMQMIDGGDADDKIIAVAANDPGVNHWNNIEELPKHFFNELRHFFEEYKTLENKSVSVEEFGDKAQAMQIIEEAIKAYREKFSKT